One region of Brassica napus cultivar Da-Ae chromosome A10, Da-Ae, whole genome shotgun sequence genomic DNA includes:
- the LOC125579183 gene encoding protein trichome birefringence-like 35 isoform X2 gives MLALAVTFMVLYDERSIHHDNTNREQDLQETSILTSFVHPNLPPRNDLEVLDRFSRCNSTNEYSGKKIGWVDHQGSDFVAAAAKEEENICDVFSGKWVFDNSSSYPLHKEFDCPYMSEQLACERYGRPDLEYQHWRWQPHPPCNLKRWNVTEMWEMLRGKRMMFVGDSLNRGQWVSMVCLLQSVIPRDKQSMSTNASLTIFEAQDYNATVEFLWAPYLVESNSDDPVNRKLDERIIRPDSVLKHASMWQHADILIFNTYLWWRRPRPVKLQWSSKEKGSCEEVKGAEGMEMAMNTWAHWISNNVDPNTKRVFFVTMSPTHIWSREWNPGSEGNCYGEKKPIEDGSYWGSGSDIPTMRMVEKVLRRLGPKVSVLNITQLSEYRKDGHPSVYRKFWEPLNDEMLKNPASYADCNHWCVPGVPDVWNQLLFHFL, from the exons ATGCTCGCACTCGCCGTCACCTTTATGGTTCTCTACGACGAGCGTAGCATCCACCACGACAACACTAATCGCGAGCAAGATCTCCAAGAAACTTCCATCCTTACATCTTTCGTCCATCCCAATCTTCCTCCTCGGAATGATCTCG AGGTTTTGGATAGATTCAGCCGGTGCAACTCGACTAATGAGTACAGTGGCAAGAAAATCGGATGGGTTGACCACCAAGGATCAGActttgttgctgctgctgcaaaGGAGGAGGAGAACATTTGTGATGTCTTCTCTGGGAAATGGGTCTTTGATAATTCTTCTTCATACCCACTACACAAGGAATTTGACTGTCCTTACATGTCTGAACAGCTGGCTTGTGAGAGGTATGGCAGGCCTGATTTGGAGTATCAACATTGGAGATGGCAACCTCATCCCCCCTGCAACTTGAAAAGGTGGAATGTGACCGAGATGTGGGAAATGCTGAGGGGAAAGAGAATGATGTTTGTTGGTGACTCTTTAAACAGAGGCCAATGGGTTTCTATGGTTTGTCTCTTACAGTCTGTTATCCCACGTGACAAGCAATCCATGTCAACTAACGCTTCCCTCACCATCTTCGAGGCTCAG GATTACAATGCCACGGTGGAATTTCTGTGGGCTCCATATCTCGTGGAGTCAAACTCTGACGACCCGGTCAATCGAAAGCTAGATGAACGGATTATCCGACCAGATTCAGTTCTCAAACATGCATCAATGTGGCAACATGCTGACATCTTAATCTTCAACACATACTTGTGGTGGAGGCGACCGCGTCCTGTCAAGCTCCA ATGGAGCAGCAAAGAAAAAGGATCGTGCGAGGAGGTGAAGGGCGCGGAGGGAATGGAAATGGCTATGAATACGTGGGCTCATTGGATTTCCAACAACGTCGATCCAAACACAAAGCGGGTCTTCTTCGTTACAATGTCTCCTACACATATATG GAGCCGAGAGTGGAACCCGGGAAGCGAGGGAAACTGCTACGGGGAGAAGAAGCCAATCGAGGATGGGAGTTATTGGGGTAGTGGGTCAGATATTCCGACAATGAGGATGGTGGAGAAAGTGTTGAGGAGATTGGGACCAAAGGTTTCTGTTCTCAACATCACACAGTTGTCTGAGTATCGTAAAGATGGTCATCCCTCTGTGTACCGCAAATTCTGGGAACCTCTAAACGATGAAATGTTGAAAAATCCGGCATCTTATGCGGATTGCAATCATTGGTGTGTACCTGGAGTTCCTGATGTCTGGAATCAATTGCTTTTCCATTTTCTGTGA
- the LOC125579183 gene encoding protein trichome birefringence-like 35 isoform X1, with amino-acid sequence MFQRWNTKKSRLPVAGLLFMLALAVTFMVLYDERSIHHDNTNREQDLQETSILTSFVHPNLPPRNDLEVLDRFSRCNSTNEYSGKKIGWVDHQGSDFVAAAAKEEENICDVFSGKWVFDNSSSYPLHKEFDCPYMSEQLACERYGRPDLEYQHWRWQPHPPCNLKRWNVTEMWEMLRGKRMMFVGDSLNRGQWVSMVCLLQSVIPRDKQSMSTNASLTIFEAQDYNATVEFLWAPYLVESNSDDPVNRKLDERIIRPDSVLKHASMWQHADILIFNTYLWWRRPRPVKLQWSSKEKGSCEEVKGAEGMEMAMNTWAHWISNNVDPNTKRVFFVTMSPTHIWSREWNPGSEGNCYGEKKPIEDGSYWGSGSDIPTMRMVEKVLRRLGPKVSVLNITQLSEYRKDGHPSVYRKFWEPLNDEMLKNPASYADCNHWCVPGVPDVWNQLLFHFL; translated from the exons ATGTTTCAGAGATGGAACACAAAGAAGAGTCGGCTACCAGTGGCGGGTCTACTCTTCATGCTCGCACTCGCCGTCACCTTTATGGTTCTCTACGACGAGCGTAGCATCCACCACGACAACACTAATCGCGAGCAAGATCTCCAAGAAACTTCCATCCTTACATCTTTCGTCCATCCCAATCTTCCTCCTCGGAATGATCTCG AGGTTTTGGATAGATTCAGCCGGTGCAACTCGACTAATGAGTACAGTGGCAAGAAAATCGGATGGGTTGACCACCAAGGATCAGActttgttgctgctgctgcaaaGGAGGAGGAGAACATTTGTGATGTCTTCTCTGGGAAATGGGTCTTTGATAATTCTTCTTCATACCCACTACACAAGGAATTTGACTGTCCTTACATGTCTGAACAGCTGGCTTGTGAGAGGTATGGCAGGCCTGATTTGGAGTATCAACATTGGAGATGGCAACCTCATCCCCCCTGCAACTTGAAAAGGTGGAATGTGACCGAGATGTGGGAAATGCTGAGGGGAAAGAGAATGATGTTTGTTGGTGACTCTTTAAACAGAGGCCAATGGGTTTCTATGGTTTGTCTCTTACAGTCTGTTATCCCACGTGACAAGCAATCCATGTCAACTAACGCTTCCCTCACCATCTTCGAGGCTCAG GATTACAATGCCACGGTGGAATTTCTGTGGGCTCCATATCTCGTGGAGTCAAACTCTGACGACCCGGTCAATCGAAAGCTAGATGAACGGATTATCCGACCAGATTCAGTTCTCAAACATGCATCAATGTGGCAACATGCTGACATCTTAATCTTCAACACATACTTGTGGTGGAGGCGACCGCGTCCTGTCAAGCTCCA ATGGAGCAGCAAAGAAAAAGGATCGTGCGAGGAGGTGAAGGGCGCGGAGGGAATGGAAATGGCTATGAATACGTGGGCTCATTGGATTTCCAACAACGTCGATCCAAACACAAAGCGGGTCTTCTTCGTTACAATGTCTCCTACACATATATG GAGCCGAGAGTGGAACCCGGGAAGCGAGGGAAACTGCTACGGGGAGAAGAAGCCAATCGAGGATGGGAGTTATTGGGGTAGTGGGTCAGATATTCCGACAATGAGGATGGTGGAGAAAGTGTTGAGGAGATTGGGACCAAAGGTTTCTGTTCTCAACATCACACAGTTGTCTGAGTATCGTAAAGATGGTCATCCCTCTGTGTACCGCAAATTCTGGGAACCTCTAAACGATGAAATGTTGAAAAATCCGGCATCTTATGCGGATTGCAATCATTGGTGTGTACCTGGAGTTCCTGATGTCTGGAATCAATTGCTTTTCCATTTTCTGTGA